A single region of the Populus nigra chromosome 2, ddPopNigr1.1, whole genome shotgun sequence genome encodes:
- the LOC133681953 gene encoding probable LRR receptor-like serine/threonine-protein kinase At2g16250, with translation MKGFLLVTILVLLQCTLGQQDFLKSRIERSALLDLRSSLGIRSTDWPIKSNPCKKWTGIQCRNGRVTGINISGFKRTRAGRLNPSFSVGSLANLTFLESFNVSGFSLPGSIPDWFGYRLGSLKVLDLRSSSVTGPIPASLGNLTGLNALYLANNDLAGSMPAALGQLMQLLVLDLSRNSLTGLIPNNFGLLRNLSCLDLSSNHFSGSIPSTFGSISGLQFLNVSDNSLVGSVPVELGNLSHLVKLNLGMNVLSGSLPVEFMRLRNLEMLVLRHNRLEGRLTDGLFSSLGKLRVLELRENKFDGALPGALWSLRNLQVLDVSANNFTGDLSNFSFKGHASGAVFNLSNNQLYGTTACLSGNYTSIDLSGNYFQGKVPRISPSNGSLDMNCLQAVPDQRRLEDCSLFYAGRGLTFDYFGNPEPRQQLLPTPAPRRRKQWIYILVVLLGGVAFLAFFILVIVLVLRKCNNAISNERGSADVGPVPEGDSPPLPKDPTSVSSLGESFTYEQLRSLTGEFSERNLIRHGHSGDLYQGFLEGGIPIVVKRINLHSLKKDSSVNELEFFSKYSHARLIPLLGHCLENENQKLLVYKYMPNGDLAESLFRVNNFDDNGLQSLDWITRLKIAIGAAEGLSYLHHECNPPLVHRDVQASSILLDDKFEVRLGSLSEIHIHEGDSHQSVLTRFLRKSQSSVSDPGTSGSSPITCAHDVYCFGKVLLELVTGKLGISKSDDATTKEWLEQTLVQISLYDKELVAKIVDPSLIIDEDLLEEVWAMTVVARSCLNPKPSKRPPMKYVLKALENPLKVVREDSYSSERLRTTSSRRSWSAAFFGSWRHSSENVTVLGHANREGIGGLKQPGRVGYQGSGRIEHSSSNKRLSNEIFPELLGMQDMERLDEH, from the exons aTGAAAGGATTTCTTTTAGTTACAATCTTGGTGTTGCTTCAGTGCACGTTGGGTCAGCAGGATTTCTTGAAGTCAAGAATTGAACGGTCGGCATTGCTTGATCTCCGGTCGTCGTTGGGGATAAGAAGCACAGACTGGCCGATAAAATCCAACCCCTGCAAGAAATGGACAGGAATCCAGTGCAGAAACGGGCGGGTCACTGGGATAAATATATCCGGGTTTAAGCGGACTCGGGCCGGGCGTTTGAACCCCAGTTTCAGTGTTGGTTCTTTGGCTAATTTGACTTTCTTAGAGTCTTTTAATGTTTCAGGGTTTTCACTTCCTGGTTCAATTCCGGATTGGTTTGGTTACCGGCTTGGTTCTTTGAAGGTTTTGGATCTCCGGTCTAGTTCAGTTACCGGGCCGATTCCTGCTTCGCTTGGTAATTTAACTGGACTCAATGCTTTATATCTAGCTAATAATGATCTTGCTGGTAGTATGCCTGCTGCATTGGGGCAGTTAATGCAGTTATTAGTTCTTGATCTTTCAAGGAATTCACTTACTGGACTAATTCCAAATAATTTTGGATTGCTTAGAAATCTATCATGCCTTGACCTTTCTTCGAATCACTTTTCTGGATCCATACCATCTACTTTTGGTAGTATTTCTGGGCTGCAATTCTTGAATGTATCTGATAATAGTCTTGTGGGTTCGGTGCCTGTTGAATTGGGCAATCTTTCTCACTTGGTTAAGCTTAATCTTGGTATGAATGTGTTATCCGGGTCGTTGCCTGTAGAGTTTATGCGGTTGAGGAATTTGGAAATGTTGGTGTTGAGGCATAATAGATTGGAGGGTAGATTGACTGATGGTTTGTTTTCGAGTCTTGGTAAATTGAGAGTTTTGGAGTTGAGAGAGAATAAATTTGATGGTGCTCTTCCCGGTGCATTGTGGTCGTTGCGGAATTTGCAGGTTCTTGATGTTTCTGCTAATAATTTTACAGGTGATTTGTCAAACTTTAGTTTCAAGGGTCATGCCAGTGGTGCTGTGTTTAATCTTTCGAACAATCAGTTATATGGAACTACGGCTTGTTTATCTGGTAACTATACTTCCATTGATTTGTCTGGTAATTATTTCCAAGGAAAGGTTCCTCGTATTAGTCCAAGCAATGGTAGCCTTGACATGAACTGCCTTCAGGCGGTCCCTGATCAGAGAAGGTTGGAGGATTGTAGTTTGTTTTATGCTGGGAGAGGCTtaacttttgattattttggaAATCCAGAACCAAGACAGCAACTGTTACCAACTCCTGCCCCAAGGAGACGCAAACAATGGATATACATTTTGGTGGTATTGCTTGGTGGAGTTGCTTTCCTTGCGTTTTTTATACTGGTGATAGTATTGGTCCTTAGGAAGTGTAATAATGCCATTTCAAATGAAAGAGGAAGCGCAGATGTAGGGCCTGTTCCAGAGGGAGATAGCCCACCACTTCCTAAGGATCCTACTAGCGTATCTAGTCTGGGAGAGTCATTTACATACGAACAGTTGCGCAGTCTGACTGGTGAATTTAGTGAAAGAAATCTCATTAGACATGGTCACTCTGGAGATCTCTACCAGGGTTTTCTGGAAGGAGGAATTCCCATAGTTGTCAAAAGGATCAATTTGCATAGCTTGAAAAAGGATTCCTCCGTGAATGAATTAGAGTTTTTCAGCAAGTATTCTCATGCACGCTTGATCCCGCTTTTGGGACATTGTTTGGAAAACGAAAATCAGAAGCTTTTGGTGTACAAATATATGCCAAATGGAGACTTAGCTGAATCTTTGTTCAGGGTTAACAATTTTGACGACAATGGTTTGCAGTCCCTCGATTGGATCACGAGACTGAAAATTGCAATAGGAGCTGCTGAAGGCCTCTCTTACCTACACCACGAGTGTAACCCTCCCCTTGTTCATAG AGATGTTCAAGCGAGCAGTATCCTTCTTGATGACAAGTTTGAGGTTCGACTTGGAAGCTTGAGCGAGATTCATATCCACGAAGGGGATTCACACCAAAGTGTTCTCACAAGGTTCTTGCGGAAGTCCCA ATCCTCTGTCTCTGATCCAGGAACTTCTG GCTCGTCCCCGATTACTTGTGCGCATGATGTGTACTGTTTTGGTAAGGTCTTGCTTGAGCTCGTTACGGGCAAGCTTGGCATCAGCAAATCAGATGATGCTACCACAAAAGAATGGTTAGAACAGACGCTGGTGCAGATCAGTTTATATGACAAGGAACTGGTGGCAAAGATTGTTGACCCATCTCTGATCATAGATGAAGATTTATTGGAAGAGGTATGGGCAATGACCGTCGTGGCCAGGTCATGCCTTAACCCCAAACCTTCTAAACGTCCTCCGATGAAATATGTTCTCAAAGCGTTGGAAAACCCTCTGAAAGTGGTGAGAGAGGACAGTTATAGCTCAGAGAGGCTGAGAACAACTTCATCTAGGAGATCTTGGAGTGCTGCTTTTTTTGGTAGTTGGAGACACAGCTCAGAAAATGTCACAGTTCTAGGCCATGCTAACCGAGAGGGGATCGGTGGCTTAAAGCAGCCAGGGAGAGTTGGATATCAAGGCAGTGGTCGGATTGAACATTCATCTTCTAATAAAAGGTTATCCAACGAAATTTTCCCTGAGCTGCTTGGAATGCAAGATATGGAGAGGCTAGATGAGCATTAG